A stretch of Apis cerana isolate GH-2021 linkage group LG1, AcerK_1.0, whole genome shotgun sequence DNA encodes these proteins:
- the LOC107997616 gene encoding ecto-NOX disulfide-thiol exchanger 2 isoform X1 has protein sequence MAYNFPGVPAAAMPPMGIGPMGPLAPIAGPQSFMDLASQGFPPLPPPIPLPGMNDSPLEFSTNKNQPPVVREAPEDNSDKRNEKSDIRRERENRDNRDTRDNRRSRSDRSDRRERDRERREERSERDRREERRPDDRNSINSSNSNNSHNNNSNNNEIPSSSNTGNTPNLGTQMEQATGVWGMGVGYPVMGMGPMGPMGPMMSEMTLGPHMGHTHSYGPMSMGMMSHDGSMIGAQILGPEQIMNDAAQIMSSALPPPPTSQGTKEIIHCKSCTLFPPNPNAPPPTTRERPPGCRTIFVGGLPENITETIIQEIFERCGEITTLRLSKKNFCHIRFVLESSVDAAIYLSGYRVRIGSSGDPANTGRLHVDFAQARDDQYEWECRQRQLQREQRHRERVEKERQRAPSSPPPVVHYTDHEASNICEKIKQDDTFMKAVQKTRSVTLQNKRIKSFQVVVTWLERGDCTKRNANTFYSMIQSTNSHVRRLLTEKVAYEEELQKAKELMKGRMQGLLIQFSQIERVFTAASHKKVWDHFTKAQRKNIEMWKKQSSEIKAVQLEESLMEGEGEMEVSDSEEEPQRKKARNQSDSHDDIERLQTLKEENDSLRCQLEAYKNEVDLLKSETKSEIDAKDKQMKMLQQTLKGMQEQLMQSRKQQAQDDEKIKDLTVKLNATKKEEPRESEIITLDKDDDVNEEPRTPKQLVLTSSFVQISQKDAKLIGLIATFLHIHPFGASVDYLWSYLQKMEPGIKPNEVEALMQRFPQVFKQDLFGIGANMERRWQFSGFNVYRNH, from the exons atggcTTACAATTTTCCGGGTGTACCAGCAGCTGCTATGCCACCAATGG gtaTAGGACCAATGGGACCCCTTGCTCCAATCGCAGGTCCACAAAGTTTTATGGATTTAGCAAGCCAAGGATTTCCTCCTTTACCTCCACCAATACCACTGCCTGGAATGAATGATTCTCCTTTAGAATTtagtacaaataaaaatcaaccCCCAGTAGTTAGAGAAGCTCCAGAAGATAATAgtgataaaagaaatgaaaaaagtgatattcgacgagaaagagaaaacagAGATAATAGAGACACTAGAGATAATAGaag atctaGGAGTGATCGAAGTGATCGGAGAGAGCGagatagagaaagaagagaagaaagaagtgaAAGAGATCGAAGAGAAGAACGAAGGCCAGATGATCGAAATAGTATAAATTCTAGTAATAGCAATAAtagtcataataataattcaaataataatgaaattccaTCTTCATCAAATACTGGTAACACTCCAAATTTGGGAACACAAATGGAACAAGCAACTGGAGTTTGGGGAATGGGAGTAGGATATCCAGTAATGGGAATGGGTCCAATGGGTCCAATGGGACCTATGATGAGTGAAATGACACTTGGTCCACATATGGGACATACTCATAGTTATGGCCCCATGAGTATGGGAATGATGTCACATGATGGTAGTATGATAGGTGCACAAATATTAGGACCAGAACAAATAATGAATGATGCTGCCCAAATTATGAGCAGTGCCTTACCTCCTCCACCAACATCACAAGGTACCAAAGAAATTATACATTGCAAAAGTTGTACGTTGTTCCCACCAAATCCAAATGCTCCACCTCCAACAACTCGAGAAAGACCTCCAGGATGCAGAACAATTTTTGTTGGAG gtTTACCTGAAAATATCACAGAAACgataattcaagaaatattcgaaCGTTGTGGAGAAATAACTACCTTGCGACtctctaaaaaaaacttttgtcaTATACGTTTCGTACTTGAAAGTAGTGTTGATGcagcaatttatttatctggATATAGAGTTAGAATAGGATCCAGTGGTGATCCTGCAAATACAGGCAGGCTACATGTAGATTTTGCTCAg gctAGAGATGACCAATATGAATGGGAATGTAGACAACGTCAATTACAGAGAGAACAACGCCATAGAGAAAGAGTTGAAAAGGAAAGACAAAGGGCACCATCCAGTCCTCCTCCAGTAGTACATTATACAGATCATGAAGCATCAAATATTTGTGAGAAAATTAAGCAAGACGATACATTCATGAAAGCAGTGCAA AAAACGCGTTCTGTTACGTTACAAAACAAGCGCATTAAATCATTCCAGGTTGTCGTAACATGGCTCGAGCGTGGAGACTGTACCAAACGCAATGCTAACACTTTTTATTCGATGATTCAATCAACGAATTCTCATGTTCGAAGGCTACTTACAGAAAAGGTCGCTTACGAAGAGGAACTCCAAAAAGCAAAGGAATTAATGAAGGGCAGGATGCAGGGACTCTTAATACAAT TCAGTCAGATTGAACGCGTCTTTACTGCGGCCAGCCACAAGAAGGTCTGGGATCACTTCACAAAGGCTCAACGGAAGAACATCGAAATGTGGAAGAAACAATCTTCG GAAATTAAAGCAGTACAGTTAGAAGAATCTTTAATGGAAGGTGAAGGAGAAATGGAAGTTTCTGATTCAGAAGAGGAACCGCAACGCAAAAAAGCACGCAATCAATCAGATTCACATGATGATATTGAAAGATTACAAACATTGAAAGAGGAAAATGATAGTCTTCGATGTCAGTTAGAGgcatataaaaatgaa gTGGACTTGTTAAAATCAGAGACAAAAAGTGAAATAGATGCAAAggataaacaaatgaaaatgttGCAACAAACTTTAAAAGGTATGCAAGAACAATTGATGCAATCGAGAAAACAGCAAGCGCAAGATGacgaaaaaatcaaagatttaactgtaaaattaaatgctacaaagaaagaagaacCTCGAGAAAgcgaaataataacattagatAAAGATGACGATGTTAACGAAGAACCTCGAACTCCAAAACAATTAGTTTTAACATCTAGTTTCGtacaaatttctcaaaaagatGCCAAGTTAATag gATTAATAGCAACATTTCTACATATTCATCCATTTGGCGCAAGTGTAGATTATTTATGgtcttatttacaaaaaatggaACCAGGTATTAAACCAAATGAAGTAGAAGCATTAATGCAACGATTTCCTCAAGTCTTCAAACAAGATTTATTTGGAATTGGAGCAAACATGGAAAGACGTTGGCAATTTTCAGGTTTTAATGTATATCGTAATCACTGA
- the LOC107997616 gene encoding ecto-NOX disulfide-thiol exchanger 2 isoform X3 produces the protein MGPLAPIAGPQSFMDLASQGFPPLPPPIPLPGMNDSPLEFSTNKNQPPVVREAPEDNSDKRNEKSDIRRERENRDNRDTRDNRRSRSDRSDRRERDRERREERSERDRREERRPDDRNSINSSNSNNSHNNNSNNNEIPSSSNTGNTPNLGTQMEQATGVWGMGVGYPVMGMGPMGPMGPMMSEMTLGPHMGHTHSYGPMSMGMMSHDGSMIGAQILGPEQIMNDAAQIMSSALPPPPTSQGTKEIIHCKSCTLFPPNPNAPPPTTRERPPGCRTIFVGGLPENITETIIQEIFERCGEITTLRLSKKNFCHIRFVLESSVDAAIYLSGYRVRIGSSGDPANTGRLHVDFAQARDDQYEWECRQRQLQREQRHRERVEKERQRAPSSPPPVVHYTDHEASNICEKIKQDDTFMKAVQKTRSVTLQNKRIKSFQVVVTWLERGDCTKRNANTFYSMIQSTNSHVRRLLTEKVAYEEELQKAKELMKGRMQGLLIQFSQIERVFTAASHKKVWDHFTKAQRKNIEMWKKQSSEIKAVQLEESLMEGEGEMEVSDSEEEPQRKKARNQSDSHDDIERLQTLKEENDSLRCQLEAYKNEVDLLKSETKSEIDAKDKQMKMLQQTLKGMQEQLMQSRKQQAQDDEKIKDLTVKLNATKKEEPRESEIITLDKDDDVNEEPRTPKQLVLTSSFVQISQKDAKLIGLIATFLHIHPFGASVDYLWSYLQKMEPGIKPNEVEALMQRFPQVFKQDLFGIGANMERRWQFSGFNVYRNH, from the exons ATGGGACCCCTTGCTCCAATCGCAGGTCCACAAAGTTTTATGGATTTAGCAAGCCAAGGATTTCCTCCTTTACCTCCACCAATACCACTGCCTGGAATGAATGATTCTCCTTTAGAATTtagtacaaataaaaatcaaccCCCAGTAGTTAGAGAAGCTCCAGAAGATAATAgtgataaaagaaatgaaaaaagtgatattcgacgagaaagagaaaacagAGATAATAGAGACACTAGAGATAATAGaag atctaGGAGTGATCGAAGTGATCGGAGAGAGCGagatagagaaagaagagaagaaagaagtgaAAGAGATCGAAGAGAAGAACGAAGGCCAGATGATCGAAATAGTATAAATTCTAGTAATAGCAATAAtagtcataataataattcaaataataatgaaattccaTCTTCATCAAATACTGGTAACACTCCAAATTTGGGAACACAAATGGAACAAGCAACTGGAGTTTGGGGAATGGGAGTAGGATATCCAGTAATGGGAATGGGTCCAATGGGTCCAATGGGACCTATGATGAGTGAAATGACACTTGGTCCACATATGGGACATACTCATAGTTATGGCCCCATGAGTATGGGAATGATGTCACATGATGGTAGTATGATAGGTGCACAAATATTAGGACCAGAACAAATAATGAATGATGCTGCCCAAATTATGAGCAGTGCCTTACCTCCTCCACCAACATCACAAGGTACCAAAGAAATTATACATTGCAAAAGTTGTACGTTGTTCCCACCAAATCCAAATGCTCCACCTCCAACAACTCGAGAAAGACCTCCAGGATGCAGAACAATTTTTGTTGGAG gtTTACCTGAAAATATCACAGAAACgataattcaagaaatattcgaaCGTTGTGGAGAAATAACTACCTTGCGACtctctaaaaaaaacttttgtcaTATACGTTTCGTACTTGAAAGTAGTGTTGATGcagcaatttatttatctggATATAGAGTTAGAATAGGATCCAGTGGTGATCCTGCAAATACAGGCAGGCTACATGTAGATTTTGCTCAg gctAGAGATGACCAATATGAATGGGAATGTAGACAACGTCAATTACAGAGAGAACAACGCCATAGAGAAAGAGTTGAAAAGGAAAGACAAAGGGCACCATCCAGTCCTCCTCCAGTAGTACATTATACAGATCATGAAGCATCAAATATTTGTGAGAAAATTAAGCAAGACGATACATTCATGAAAGCAGTGCAA AAAACGCGTTCTGTTACGTTACAAAACAAGCGCATTAAATCATTCCAGGTTGTCGTAACATGGCTCGAGCGTGGAGACTGTACCAAACGCAATGCTAACACTTTTTATTCGATGATTCAATCAACGAATTCTCATGTTCGAAGGCTACTTACAGAAAAGGTCGCTTACGAAGAGGAACTCCAAAAAGCAAAGGAATTAATGAAGGGCAGGATGCAGGGACTCTTAATACAAT TCAGTCAGATTGAACGCGTCTTTACTGCGGCCAGCCACAAGAAGGTCTGGGATCACTTCACAAAGGCTCAACGGAAGAACATCGAAATGTGGAAGAAACAATCTTCG GAAATTAAAGCAGTACAGTTAGAAGAATCTTTAATGGAAGGTGAAGGAGAAATGGAAGTTTCTGATTCAGAAGAGGAACCGCAACGCAAAAAAGCACGCAATCAATCAGATTCACATGATGATATTGAAAGATTACAAACATTGAAAGAGGAAAATGATAGTCTTCGATGTCAGTTAGAGgcatataaaaatgaa gTGGACTTGTTAAAATCAGAGACAAAAAGTGAAATAGATGCAAAggataaacaaatgaaaatgttGCAACAAACTTTAAAAGGTATGCAAGAACAATTGATGCAATCGAGAAAACAGCAAGCGCAAGATGacgaaaaaatcaaagatttaactgtaaaattaaatgctacaaagaaagaagaacCTCGAGAAAgcgaaataataacattagatAAAGATGACGATGTTAACGAAGAACCTCGAACTCCAAAACAATTAGTTTTAACATCTAGTTTCGtacaaatttctcaaaaagatGCCAAGTTAATag gATTAATAGCAACATTTCTACATATTCATCCATTTGGCGCAAGTGTAGATTATTTATGgtcttatttacaaaaaatggaACCAGGTATTAAACCAAATGAAGTAGAAGCATTAATGCAACGATTTCCTCAAGTCTTCAAACAAGATTTATTTGGAATTGGAGCAAACATGGAAAGACGTTGGCAATTTTCAGGTTTTAATGTATATCGTAATCACTGA
- the LOC107997616 gene encoding ecto-NOX disulfide-thiol exchanger 2 isoform X2 yields the protein MAYNFPGVPAAAMPPMGIGPMGPLAPIAGPQSFMDLASQGFPPLPPPIPLPGMNDSPLEFSTNKNQPPVVREAPEDNSDKRNEKSDIRRERENRDNRDTRDNRRSRSDRSDRRERDRERREERSERDRREERRPDDRNSINSSNSNNSHNNNSNNNEIPSSSNTGNTPNLGTQMEQATGVWGMGVGYPVMGMGPMGPMGPMMSEMTLGPHMGHTHSYGPMSMGMMSHDGSMIGAQILGPEQIMNDAAQIMSSALPPPPTSQGTKEIIHCKSCTLFPPNPNAPPPTTRERPPGCRTIFVGGLPENITETIIQEIFERCGEITTLRLSKKNFCHIRFVLESSVDAAIYLSGYRVRIGSSGDPANTGRLHVDFAQARDDQYEWECRQRQLQREQRHRERVEKERQRAPSSPPPVVHYTDHEASNICEKIKQDDTFMKAVQVVVTWLERGDCTKRNANTFYSMIQSTNSHVRRLLTEKVAYEEELQKAKELMKGRMQGLLIQFSQIERVFTAASHKKVWDHFTKAQRKNIEMWKKQSSEIKAVQLEESLMEGEGEMEVSDSEEEPQRKKARNQSDSHDDIERLQTLKEENDSLRCQLEAYKNEVDLLKSETKSEIDAKDKQMKMLQQTLKGMQEQLMQSRKQQAQDDEKIKDLTVKLNATKKEEPRESEIITLDKDDDVNEEPRTPKQLVLTSSFVQISQKDAKLIGLIATFLHIHPFGASVDYLWSYLQKMEPGIKPNEVEALMQRFPQVFKQDLFGIGANMERRWQFSGFNVYRNH from the exons atggcTTACAATTTTCCGGGTGTACCAGCAGCTGCTATGCCACCAATGG gtaTAGGACCAATGGGACCCCTTGCTCCAATCGCAGGTCCACAAAGTTTTATGGATTTAGCAAGCCAAGGATTTCCTCCTTTACCTCCACCAATACCACTGCCTGGAATGAATGATTCTCCTTTAGAATTtagtacaaataaaaatcaaccCCCAGTAGTTAGAGAAGCTCCAGAAGATAATAgtgataaaagaaatgaaaaaagtgatattcgacgagaaagagaaaacagAGATAATAGAGACACTAGAGATAATAGaag atctaGGAGTGATCGAAGTGATCGGAGAGAGCGagatagagaaagaagagaagaaagaagtgaAAGAGATCGAAGAGAAGAACGAAGGCCAGATGATCGAAATAGTATAAATTCTAGTAATAGCAATAAtagtcataataataattcaaataataatgaaattccaTCTTCATCAAATACTGGTAACACTCCAAATTTGGGAACACAAATGGAACAAGCAACTGGAGTTTGGGGAATGGGAGTAGGATATCCAGTAATGGGAATGGGTCCAATGGGTCCAATGGGACCTATGATGAGTGAAATGACACTTGGTCCACATATGGGACATACTCATAGTTATGGCCCCATGAGTATGGGAATGATGTCACATGATGGTAGTATGATAGGTGCACAAATATTAGGACCAGAACAAATAATGAATGATGCTGCCCAAATTATGAGCAGTGCCTTACCTCCTCCACCAACATCACAAGGTACCAAAGAAATTATACATTGCAAAAGTTGTACGTTGTTCCCACCAAATCCAAATGCTCCACCTCCAACAACTCGAGAAAGACCTCCAGGATGCAGAACAATTTTTGTTGGAG gtTTACCTGAAAATATCACAGAAACgataattcaagaaatattcgaaCGTTGTGGAGAAATAACTACCTTGCGACtctctaaaaaaaacttttgtcaTATACGTTTCGTACTTGAAAGTAGTGTTGATGcagcaatttatttatctggATATAGAGTTAGAATAGGATCCAGTGGTGATCCTGCAAATACAGGCAGGCTACATGTAGATTTTGCTCAg gctAGAGATGACCAATATGAATGGGAATGTAGACAACGTCAATTACAGAGAGAACAACGCCATAGAGAAAGAGTTGAAAAGGAAAGACAAAGGGCACCATCCAGTCCTCCTCCAGTAGTACATTATACAGATCATGAAGCATCAAATATTTGTGAGAAAATTAAGCAAGACGATACATTCATGAAAGCAGTGCAA GTTGTCGTAACATGGCTCGAGCGTGGAGACTGTACCAAACGCAATGCTAACACTTTTTATTCGATGATTCAATCAACGAATTCTCATGTTCGAAGGCTACTTACAGAAAAGGTCGCTTACGAAGAGGAACTCCAAAAAGCAAAGGAATTAATGAAGGGCAGGATGCAGGGACTCTTAATACAAT TCAGTCAGATTGAACGCGTCTTTACTGCGGCCAGCCACAAGAAGGTCTGGGATCACTTCACAAAGGCTCAACGGAAGAACATCGAAATGTGGAAGAAACAATCTTCG GAAATTAAAGCAGTACAGTTAGAAGAATCTTTAATGGAAGGTGAAGGAGAAATGGAAGTTTCTGATTCAGAAGAGGAACCGCAACGCAAAAAAGCACGCAATCAATCAGATTCACATGATGATATTGAAAGATTACAAACATTGAAAGAGGAAAATGATAGTCTTCGATGTCAGTTAGAGgcatataaaaatgaa gTGGACTTGTTAAAATCAGAGACAAAAAGTGAAATAGATGCAAAggataaacaaatgaaaatgttGCAACAAACTTTAAAAGGTATGCAAGAACAATTGATGCAATCGAGAAAACAGCAAGCGCAAGATGacgaaaaaatcaaagatttaactgtaaaattaaatgctacaaagaaagaagaacCTCGAGAAAgcgaaataataacattagatAAAGATGACGATGTTAACGAAGAACCTCGAACTCCAAAACAATTAGTTTTAACATCTAGTTTCGtacaaatttctcaaaaagatGCCAAGTTAATag gATTAATAGCAACATTTCTACATATTCATCCATTTGGCGCAAGTGTAGATTATTTATGgtcttatttacaaaaaatggaACCAGGTATTAAACCAAATGAAGTAGAAGCATTAATGCAACGATTTCCTCAAGTCTTCAAACAAGATTTATTTGGAATTGGAGCAAACATGGAAAGACGTTGGCAATTTTCAGGTTTTAATGTATATCGTAATCACTGA